In the Corynebacterium suedekumii genome, one interval contains:
- a CDS encoding TetR/AcrR family transcriptional regulator, translating into MERPTPPTLSPRTAEIVSIARGMLEETGWEALTMRRLAEQVGMKAPSLYNHAANKEELGTMILTQSFFLMGDALWAARNVPELLAAYRVQATTHPHHYRLATTGPLDRGALPAGLEEWAGAPFARVTSDPLQAQSLFAAVHGLAILEIDGRFPPGTPLDDLWAHTARVYS; encoded by the coding sequence ATGGAACGCCCGACCCCACCGACCCTGTCACCGCGCACCGCGGAGATCGTCTCCATCGCGCGCGGGATGCTCGAGGAGACCGGCTGGGAGGCGCTGACCATGCGTCGGCTGGCGGAGCAGGTGGGGATGAAGGCGCCGTCGTTGTACAACCATGCGGCGAACAAGGAGGAGCTGGGGACGATGATCCTCACGCAGTCCTTCTTCCTCATGGGGGATGCGCTGTGGGCCGCCCGGAACGTCCCGGAATTGCTTGCGGCGTACCGGGTGCAGGCGACCACCCATCCGCATCATTACCGGTTGGCCACCACCGGCCCGCTGGACCGGGGCGCACTGCCGGCGGGTCTGGAGGAGTGGGCGGGCGCGCCGTTCGCGCGGGTGACGTCGGATCCGTTGCAGGCGCAGAGTCTGTTCGCGGCGGTGCACGGCCTGGCGATCCTGGAGATCGACGGTCGTTTCCCGCCCGGTACGCCGCTCGATGACCTGTGGGCGCACACCGCGCGGGTGTACTCCTAG
- a CDS encoding metal ABC transporter permease gives MIDWLVEPFLLGFQQRALIGGLIAAVMSATVGVWLVLRGMSFFGDAFVHGVLPGIAAAVVFNFNPILGAAVAAAVMVGAVELIHRHTKLREDTAIGLLFVGMMALGVVIISRSSSFTGSLTSILFGDALGVSWDAIRQQAILAAVVIIGSLVLYRPLLALSFSPVKAEALGMRPKLTHALLLVLIATSVIGSFQAVGTMLVFSLLVAPPATAALISRSIPMMIALSASIGAVSVVIGLMLSYHWGTAAAATMALVPIVAFLVIMEAQYLRRRFRRQAEPVPAQEVTAA, from the coding sequence GTGATCGACTGGCTTGTAGAACCGTTTCTGCTGGGATTCCAGCAACGCGCCCTCATCGGTGGCCTCATCGCCGCGGTGATGAGCGCGACCGTCGGGGTCTGGCTCGTGCTGCGGGGCATGAGCTTCTTCGGCGACGCCTTCGTCCACGGCGTGCTCCCCGGCATCGCCGCGGCCGTGGTGTTCAACTTCAACCCCATCCTCGGCGCCGCCGTCGCGGCCGCCGTCATGGTGGGGGCGGTGGAACTGATCCACCGCCACACCAAGCTGCGGGAGGACACCGCCATCGGCCTGCTCTTCGTCGGCATGATGGCACTCGGCGTGGTCATCATCTCCCGGTCGAGCTCCTTCACCGGCTCGCTGACCAGCATCCTCTTCGGCGACGCCCTGGGGGTGTCCTGGGACGCCATCCGCCAGCAGGCGATCCTGGCCGCCGTGGTCATCATCGGCTCGCTCGTCCTCTACCGTCCGCTACTCGCCCTGTCCTTCTCCCCGGTCAAGGCCGAGGCCCTGGGCATGCGGCCGAAGCTGACGCATGCATTGCTGCTCGTGCTCATCGCCACCTCCGTCATCGGCAGTTTCCAGGCCGTGGGCACGATGCTCGTGTTCAGCCTGCTGGTCGCCCCGCCGGCCACCGCGGCCCTCATTTCCCGCTCCATCCCCATGATGATCGCGCTGTCCGCGTCCATCGGCGCGGTCTCCGTGGTCATCGGCCTCATGCTCAGCTACCACTGGGGCACGGCCGCCGCCGCGACGATGGCGCTGGTCCCCATCGTCGCGTTCCTGGTCATCATGGAGGCCCAGTACCTGCGCCGCCGCTTCCGTCGGCAGGCCGAACCCGTCCCGGCCCAGGAGGTCACAGCAGCATGA
- a CDS encoding aspartate:alanine exchanger family transporter produces MSIFVENPLLALLVIMTVGLLIGRIRIFGFRLGVAAVLFVGLAMAAVEPAIQIPSLIYVVGLSLFVYTIGLESGHDFFATFRSKGLRNNALALVIFVVVTAAAYGLVRLLTIDGVTGAGLFTGALTNTPAMAAVVDALPALIDDPGELRSSESLPLVAYSLAYPLGVIIVILAIAVMGKVFRVDHQREAVEAGVAVHELYTRRIQVQRDDLAAIADLPEALGLEVIVSRLEREGEQRIPSNSAWARRGDVLSVVGTDEELDRAADLIGEALPGDPFHGHDLDYRRIFVSNNDLVGIPLAKLRPQLSGMLITRVRRGDHDMVATPDTILQLGDRVRVVAPHDRIGKVTRLFGDSYRRLSDVNLLPLVAGLTIGVAVGMLAIPLPGGASLKLGTAGGPLVVALILGALGRSGKVVWQVPYGANLALRQIGITLFLAAIGTTAGAGFRAALSDPSSLTIIGVGALITALISVLVLVVGHKVMKLPFGETAGILAGMQTHPAVLSYVSDVTRNDLPAMGYTSVYPVSMVAKIVLAQILLFALL; encoded by the coding sequence GTGAGCATCTTCGTTGAGAATCCCCTGCTGGCCCTGCTGGTCATCATGACGGTCGGCCTGCTCATCGGGCGGATCCGGATCTTCGGGTTCCGGCTCGGTGTCGCCGCCGTCCTGTTCGTCGGCCTGGCCATGGCGGCGGTCGAGCCGGCCATCCAGATTCCGTCGCTGATCTACGTGGTGGGCCTGTCCTTGTTCGTCTACACGATCGGCCTGGAGTCCGGCCACGACTTCTTCGCCACGTTCCGGTCGAAGGGCCTGCGCAACAACGCCCTGGCCCTGGTCATCTTCGTGGTGGTCACCGCCGCGGCCTACGGGCTGGTCCGCCTGCTGACCATCGACGGGGTGACCGGCGCCGGCCTGTTCACCGGCGCGCTGACCAACACCCCGGCGATGGCAGCCGTCGTCGACGCCCTGCCCGCGCTCATCGACGACCCCGGTGAGCTCCGCTCCTCCGAGTCCCTACCGCTGGTCGCCTACTCGCTGGCGTACCCGCTGGGCGTGATCATCGTCATCCTCGCCATCGCGGTGATGGGCAAGGTCTTCCGGGTCGACCACCAGCGGGAGGCCGTCGAGGCCGGGGTCGCGGTCCACGAGCTCTACACCCGCCGGATCCAGGTCCAGCGCGACGATCTGGCCGCCATCGCGGACCTCCCGGAGGCCCTCGGCCTGGAGGTCATAGTGTCCCGCCTCGAGCGCGAAGGCGAGCAGCGCATCCCCTCCAACAGTGCGTGGGCCCGCCGCGGCGACGTCCTCTCCGTGGTGGGCACCGACGAGGAATTGGACCGCGCCGCCGATCTCATCGGCGAGGCCCTGCCGGGTGATCCCTTCCACGGCCATGACCTGGACTACCGCCGGATCTTCGTCTCCAACAATGACCTGGTGGGTATCCCCCTGGCGAAGCTGCGGCCGCAGCTGTCGGGCATGCTCATCACACGCGTGCGACGCGGCGACCACGACATGGTGGCCACCCCGGACACCATCCTCCAGCTCGGCGACCGGGTGCGGGTGGTGGCGCCGCACGACCGCATCGGCAAGGTCACCCGCCTGTTCGGCGACTCCTACCGACGTCTCTCCGACGTCAACCTGCTGCCCCTCGTCGCCGGCCTGACCATCGGCGTGGCCGTGGGCATGCTGGCCATCCCCCTGCCCGGGGGTGCCTCCCTGAAGCTCGGCACCGCCGGCGGGCCGCTCGTCGTGGCCCTCATCCTCGGCGCCCTGGGGCGCTCGGGGAAGGTCGTGTGGCAGGTCCCCTACGGCGCGAACCTGGCGCTGCGGCAGATCGGCATCACCCTGTTCCTCGCGGCCATCGGCACGACCGCCGGCGCCGGTTTCCGGGCGGCGCTGTCGGATCCCTCGTCACTGACGATCATCGGCGTCGGTGCACTCATCACGGCCCTGATCTCCGTGCTCGTGCTCGTCGTCGGCCACAAGGTGATGAAGCTGCCCTTCGGCGAAACGGCCGGCATCCTCGCCGGCATGCAGACCCACCCGGCGGTGCTCAGCTACGTCTCCGATGTCACGCGCAACGACCTGCCCGCCATGGGCTACACATCGGTCTACCCCGTGTCGATGGTGGCCAAGATCGTCCTGGCGCAGATCCTGCTGTTCGCGCTGCTCTGA
- a CDS encoding metal ABC transporter ATP-binding protein, protein MSTFATGRGLQLGYERVTAVAPSDFSIPAGKLTAIIGPNGSGKSTLLHALGGLIEPQGGHLEVLGGSPEAAKSRVSYVMQSVAFPEGVPLSVREVVKMGRYPSSGWFGRFSAADRDRVDRVMDRLRVTDLARRHLEELSGGQRQRVYVAQGLAQDHEVLLLDEPLTGLDIVSARTIDEIIHDETESGRTVVHTTHDLDEANAADHVVLMSGRVVASGSPAEVLTESNLRVAYNLGELHESTGLIVDDPHRAC, encoded by the coding sequence ATGAGCACGTTCGCCACCGGCCGTGGCCTCCAGCTCGGGTACGAGCGCGTCACCGCCGTCGCCCCCTCGGATTTCAGCATCCCGGCCGGGAAACTCACGGCCATCATCGGCCCCAACGGTTCCGGCAAGTCGACGCTGCTCCACGCGCTCGGCGGTCTCATTGAGCCGCAGGGCGGCCACCTCGAGGTCCTTGGCGGTTCGCCGGAGGCGGCGAAGTCGCGGGTCAGCTACGTCATGCAGTCGGTCGCCTTCCCCGAAGGCGTGCCCCTGTCGGTGCGGGAGGTGGTGAAGATGGGGCGCTACCCGTCGAGTGGTTGGTTCGGCCGTTTCTCCGCCGCCGACCGCGACCGCGTCGACCGGGTGATGGACCGCCTGCGGGTGACCGATCTGGCCAGGCGGCACCTGGAGGAGCTGTCCGGCGGCCAGCGTCAGCGCGTGTACGTGGCACAGGGCCTGGCCCAGGACCATGAGGTGCTGCTTCTCGACGAACCCCTCACCGGACTCGACATCGTCTCCGCCCGGACCATCGACGAGATCATCCACGACGAGACCGAGTCCGGGCGCACCGTCGTCCACACCACCCACGACCTCGACGAGGCCAACGCGGCCGACCACGTGGTCCTCATGTCGGGCCGGGTCGTCGCCTCCGGGTCGCCGGCTGAGGTGCTCACCGAGTCCAACCTCCGGGTGGCCTACAACCTGGGCGAGCTCCACGAGTCGACCGGTCTCATCGTCGACGACCCCCACCGGGCCTGCTGA
- a CDS encoding DUF1206 domain-containing protein: MDTTIAKNEAKRHAGKANEHPAVKMLARGGFVVMGILHILIGWIAVQIATGSGGGEASNSGALSTIADAPGGQILLWVAVVALAALGLWRLSQLFVGEEAKDKAKGGVLAVVFFSLAFTTATFARGSSTSDGDTATDVTAKVLEQPWGAVLVIIAGLVVLGVGVYNIWNGATKKFKEDLEAGAGSGNVGSGNVGSAIVGAGMAGYIARGIAFSILGILIVIAGWKSDPEQAAGLDAALRTLGEQPFGAVLLVIVGVGLALYGIYSIARARYVKM, from the coding sequence ATGGACACGACTATCGCGAAGAACGAGGCGAAGCGCCATGCCGGCAAAGCCAACGAGCATCCCGCGGTGAAGATGCTGGCCCGCGGCGGATTCGTCGTCATGGGCATTCTCCACATCCTCATCGGCTGGATCGCCGTCCAGATCGCCACCGGCTCCGGCGGCGGGGAGGCGTCGAACTCGGGCGCCCTGTCCACCATCGCCGACGCCCCCGGCGGGCAGATCCTGCTGTGGGTCGCCGTCGTCGCCCTCGCCGCCCTGGGCCTGTGGCGGCTGAGCCAGCTCTTCGTCGGCGAGGAGGCCAAGGACAAGGCGAAGGGTGGCGTCCTGGCGGTCGTCTTCTTCTCCCTGGCCTTCACCACCGCCACCTTCGCCCGCGGCAGCTCCACCTCCGACGGCGACACCGCCACCGACGTCACCGCCAAGGTCCTCGAGCAGCCGTGGGGTGCGGTACTGGTCATCATCGCGGGCCTCGTCGTCCTCGGCGTCGGCGTGTACAACATCTGGAACGGCGCCACCAAGAAGTTCAAGGAGGACCTCGAGGCCGGTGCCGGCTCCGGCAACGTCGGCTCCGGAAACGTCGGCTCCGCCATCGTCGGTGCCGGCATGGCCGGTTACATCGCCCGCGGCATCGCGTTCTCCATCCTGGGCATCCTCATCGTCATCGCCGGCTGGAAGTCCGACCCGGAGCAGGCCGCGGGTCTCGACGCCGCCCTGCGCACCCTCGGCGAACAGCCCTTCGGTGCAGTGCTGCTGGTCATCGTCGGCGTCGGCCTGGCGCTCTACGGCATCTACTCCATCGCCCGCGCCCGCTACGTGAAGATGTAA
- a CDS encoding NADPH-dependent FMN reductase: protein MKIAVFVGSIREGRTGITIGQWAIEQLEARNDGHEYLLIDILEQDLNPNTAVPPRMVANGEYADPKTLAWAELIGGVDAFIFVTPEYNASVPGPMKDAYDLLYAEWTGKPIGFIGYGSDAARTAVSHWNDIVGRVGMTIVPAQAEFTFEEHFPEYVFTPGEQGTTWINAIADELIDAAVTTQTPSLTS, encoded by the coding sequence ATGAAGATCGCAGTGTTCGTCGGTTCCATCCGTGAGGGCCGTACCGGCATCACCATCGGCCAGTGGGCCATCGAGCAGCTCGAGGCGCGTAACGACGGCCACGAGTACCTCCTCATCGACATCCTCGAGCAGGATCTCAACCCGAACACCGCCGTCCCGCCGCGCATGGTCGCCAACGGCGAGTACGCCGACCCCAAGACCCTCGCCTGGGCCGAGCTCATCGGCGGTGTCGACGCCTTCATCTTCGTCACCCCCGAGTACAACGCCTCCGTCCCGGGCCCGATGAAGGACGCCTACGACCTGCTCTACGCCGAGTGGACCGGCAAGCCGATCGGCTTCATCGGCTACGGCTCCGACGCCGCCCGCACCGCCGTCTCCCACTGGAACGACATCGTCGGCCGCGTCGGCATGACCATCGTCCCGGCCCAGGCCGAATTCACCTTCGAGGAGCACTTCCCGGAGTACGTGTTCACCCCGGGCGAGCAGGGCACCACCTGGATCAACGCCATCGCCGACGAGCTTATCGACGCCGCCGTCACCACCCAGACCCCCTCCCTCACCTCCTAG
- a CDS encoding tyramine oxidase subunit B, with product MIEAGVADSAACVETMEETLILLAEGDYRMAGASANSHGAQINFPANPEHEGMPADGPDRRFMAMPAYLGGRFRSAGVKWYGSNTENREHDLPRSIHVFVLNDAVTGAPKAMMSANLLSAYRTGAVPGVGVKHLAVENAETVGIIGPGVMARTIFASALSQRPSIRNLKIKGRSPKSTERAADWFRENFPQLASVTVVDTEQEAIEGSDILIAGTSTSKDGPSGFPYFKREWIKPGALILCPAAARFDDEFILSDEANLVVDYTGLYNEWFNENGPDVTYEDLLGIPGNRWWDMKEEGTLPEERLVNIGDIAAGRAPGRVNDEQIFCYSIGGMPVEDVAWAFDVYHNALDKGIGTTLNLWESPTLS from the coding sequence ATGATTGAGGCGGGGGTGGCGGACTCCGCCGCCTGCGTCGAGACGATGGAGGAGACGCTCATCCTGCTCGCCGAGGGCGACTACCGCATGGCCGGCGCCTCCGCGAACTCCCACGGCGCCCAGATCAACTTCCCCGCCAACCCGGAGCACGAGGGCATGCCCGCCGACGGACCAGACCGCCGTTTCATGGCCATGCCCGCCTACCTCGGCGGACGCTTCCGCTCCGCGGGTGTGAAGTGGTACGGCTCCAACACCGAGAACCGCGAGCATGACCTGCCGCGGTCGATCCACGTGTTCGTGCTCAACGACGCCGTCACCGGCGCCCCGAAGGCAATGATGTCCGCGAACCTGCTGTCGGCCTACCGCACCGGCGCCGTCCCGGGCGTCGGCGTCAAGCACCTGGCCGTGGAGAACGCCGAGACCGTCGGCATCATCGGCCCCGGCGTCATGGCGCGGACGATCTTCGCCTCCGCCCTCTCCCAGCGCCCCTCGATCAGGAACCTCAAGATCAAGGGCCGCTCGCCGAAGTCCACCGAACGCGCCGCCGACTGGTTCCGGGAGAACTTCCCGCAGCTGGCGTCCGTCACCGTCGTGGACACGGAGCAGGAGGCCATCGAGGGTTCCGACATCCTCATCGCCGGCACCTCCACCTCCAAGGACGGCCCCTCCGGCTTCCCGTACTTCAAGCGCGAGTGGATCAAGCCCGGCGCGCTCATCCTCTGCCCCGCCGCCGCACGTTTCGACGATGAGTTCATCCTCTCCGACGAGGCCAACCTGGTCGTCGACTACACCGGCCTGTACAACGAGTGGTTCAACGAGAACGGACCCGACGTCACCTACGAGGACCTGCTCGGCATCCCCGGCAACCGGTGGTGGGACATGAAGGAGGAGGGCACCCTGCCGGAGGAGCGCCTGGTCAACATCGGCGACATCGCCGCCGGCCGTGCCCCGGGGCGGGTAAACGACGAGCAGATCTTCTGCTACTCCATCGGCGGCATGCCCGTCGAGGACGTCGCCTGGGCCTTCGACGTCTACCACAACGCGCTGGACAAGGGCATCGGCACGACGCTGAACCTGTGGGAATCGCCCACCCTGTCCTGA
- a CDS encoding SRPBCC family protein codes for MKTRTTITLTAAALLAGTAAAGFLFPYRVEHRATATATADQAWKVIADLPGHSTWNPHTVELSGTPEVGETLLNRTRSSGTEFTFRPVVLVADPARELRWRGTTGIRGVADGEHYFRIEPGPTADTVTVVQGEEFRGATVPLLRPFLDLEEEFATSTDALAAAITAHAGG; via the coding sequence ATGAAGACCCGGACCACCATCACCCTCACCGCCGCCGCCCTGCTCGCGGGAACCGCCGCCGCCGGATTCCTGTTCCCCTACCGCGTCGAACACCGTGCCACCGCCACCGCGACCGCCGACCAGGCATGGAAGGTCATCGCCGACCTGCCCGGACACAGCACCTGGAACCCCCACACCGTCGAGCTCAGCGGTACACCCGAGGTCGGCGAGACGCTGCTCAACCGCACTCGATCCAGTGGGACGGAGTTCACTTTCCGCCCGGTCGTCCTCGTCGCCGACCCCGCTCGGGAGCTGCGGTGGCGTGGAACCACCGGGATCCGCGGCGTGGCGGACGGGGAGCACTACTTCCGGATCGAACCGGGGCCCACAGCAGATACGGTGACCGTCGTCCAGGGTGAGGAGTTCCGCGGTGCCACCGTCCCCCTGCTCCGGCCCTTCCTCGACCTGGAGGAGGAGTTCGCCACCAGCACCGATGCCCTGGCCGCGGCGATCACGGCCCACGCGGGCGGGTAG
- a CDS encoding SGNH/GDSL hydrolase family protein → MHPRLLPVALVPALLLTACGEESAEVGEEASTSVNYVALGDSYASMGSRSAALDEPPFCLRSADNYPSQVTADQTTDVSCQGAVVETILGPRTTDTGTLPPQVDALTPETTLVTLSVGGNDIGFGDISACILRAADSGQPTDCAAELEERIRGELAALPAELDELYRVIGERWPEAEIVATGYLPLVAAGVECPELSLVTPADREWAVALTSEINAVVEESAQRHDATFVLPEGAENHTACAPPEQRWADITGVATDAYPLHPTATGQAAMARAINER, encoded by the coding sequence ATGCACCCACGCCTGCTGCCTGTCGCCCTCGTCCCCGCCCTCCTCCTCACCGCCTGCGGTGAGGAGAGCGCTGAGGTGGGGGAGGAGGCGTCGACAAGCGTGAACTACGTCGCCCTCGGTGACTCCTACGCCTCGATGGGCAGCCGTAGCGCCGCCCTCGACGAGCCGCCGTTCTGCCTGCGCTCCGCCGACAACTATCCCTCTCAGGTCACCGCCGATCAGACGACCGACGTCAGCTGCCAGGGCGCCGTCGTGGAGACCATCCTCGGCCCACGGACCACCGACACCGGGACGCTGCCGCCGCAGGTCGACGCGCTGACCCCGGAGACCACCCTGGTCACACTGTCCGTCGGCGGCAACGACATCGGTTTCGGCGACATCTCCGCCTGCATCCTCCGGGCCGCCGACAGCGGCCAACCCACCGACTGCGCCGCCGAACTCGAGGAACGGATCCGCGGCGAGCTGGCCGCCCTGCCCGCCGAGCTCGACGAGCTCTACCGCGTCATCGGGGAGCGCTGGCCCGAGGCGGAGATCGTCGCCACCGGCTACCTGCCGCTGGTGGCCGCGGGTGTCGAATGCCCCGAACTCTCCCTGGTCACCCCCGCCGACCGGGAATGGGCCGTCGCCCTGACCTCGGAGATCAATGCGGTGGTCGAGGAATCGGCCCAGCGTCACGACGCGACTTTCGTCCTCCCCGAGGGCGCCGAGAACCACACCGCCTGCGCCCCGCCCGAACAACGCTGGGCCGACATCACCGGCGTGGCCACCGACGCTTACCCCCTGCATCCCACCGCCACCGGTCAGGCCGCCATGGCCCGCGCCATCAACGAACGCTAG
- a CDS encoding RDD family protein, whose product MATPKRSWLDGPQIPGEHDDPFAPGAWPGEKLGLPQSGPSSLASVARRAVGVFIDWFFCWMLAITFVRFTDVLGSTPTVTLIFWVILGIVCGWLFSRTPGHMLLGMGVARIDVGGAKVGLWRAVVRTLLTAFILPAAMVDSDGRGLHDRATGTAVIRG is encoded by the coding sequence ATGGCTACCCCCAAGCGCAGCTGGCTCGACGGCCCCCAGATCCCCGGTGAACACGACGATCCCTTCGCCCCCGGCGCCTGGCCCGGGGAGAAGCTGGGTCTGCCGCAGTCCGGCCCGTCGTCCCTGGCCTCGGTGGCCCGCCGCGCCGTCGGTGTGTTCATCGACTGGTTCTTCTGCTGGATGCTGGCCATCACCTTCGTCCGTTTCACCGACGTCCTGGGTTCCACGCCGACGGTGACGCTCATCTTCTGGGTCATCCTCGGCATCGTCTGCGGGTGGCTGTTCTCCCGCACCCCGGGTCACATGCTGCTGGGCATGGGTGTCGCGCGTATCGACGTCGGCGGGGCCAAGGTCGGCCTCTGGCGCGCCGTGGTCCGTACCCTGCTCACCGCGTTCATCCTCCCCGCCGCCATGGTAGATTCCGACGGCCGCGGGCTCCACGACCGTGCCACCGGCACCGCCGTCATCCGCGGGTAG
- the glnA gene encoding type I glutamate--ammonia ligase, with protein MAFKSVEDVVKYIKDENVEYVDVRFTDVPGIEQHFTIPASMFDEDAAEEGLAFDGSSVRGFTTIDESDMNLLPDLATAKIDPFRKAKTLNMKFFVHDPFTREPFSRDPRNVARKAEEYLASTGIADTCFFGAEAEFYLFDSVRYSADVNSSFYEVDSDEGWWNRGEEYNLDGSRNLGYKTRLKGGYFPVPPYDTTTDIRDEMARHLATAGFELERFHHEVGTGGQQEINYRFNTLLHAADDLQSFKYIVKNTAFANGKSATFMPKPLAGDNGSGMHAHQSLWKDGKPLFHDESGYAGLSDIARYYIGGILHHAGAVLAFTNPTLNSYHRLVPGFEAPINLVYSQRNRSAAVRIPITGSNPKAKRIEFRAPDPSGNPYLGFAAMMLAGLDGVKNRIEPHAPVDKDLYELPPEEAASIPQAPTSLEASLAALQEDSEFLTEGDVFTDDLIDTYVKYKYDNEIAPSRLRPTPLEFEMYYDC; from the coding sequence ATGGCCTTCAAGTCCGTCGAAGACGTAGTCAAGTACATCAAGGATGAGAACGTCGAATACGTCGACGTCCGCTTCACCGATGTCCCCGGCATCGAGCAGCACTTCACCATCCCCGCCTCGATGTTCGACGAGGACGCAGCCGAGGAGGGCCTCGCCTTCGACGGCTCTTCGGTCCGTGGCTTCACCACCATCGACGAGTCCGACATGAACCTCCTGCCGGACCTCGCCACCGCCAAGATCGACCCCTTCCGCAAGGCCAAGACGCTGAACATGAAGTTCTTCGTCCACGACCCCTTCACCCGCGAACCCTTCTCCCGCGACCCGCGCAACGTCGCCCGCAAGGCCGAGGAATACCTCGCCTCCACCGGCATCGCCGACACCTGCTTCTTCGGCGCCGAAGCCGAGTTCTACCTCTTTGACTCCGTCCGCTACTCGGCGGACGTCAACTCCTCCTTCTACGAGGTCGACTCCGACGAAGGCTGGTGGAACCGCGGCGAGGAGTACAACCTCGACGGCTCCCGCAACCTCGGCTACAAGACCCGCCTCAAGGGCGGCTACTTCCCCGTCCCGCCGTACGACACCACCACCGACATCCGCGACGAGATGGCCCGCCACCTCGCCACCGCCGGCTTCGAGCTCGAGCGCTTCCACCACGAGGTGGGCACCGGCGGCCAGCAGGAGATCAACTACCGCTTCAACACCCTCCTCCACGCGGCGGATGACCTGCAGTCCTTCAAGTACATCGTGAAGAACACCGCCTTCGCCAACGGCAAATCCGCCACCTTCATGCCCAAGCCCCTGGCCGGCGACAACGGCTCCGGCATGCACGCCCACCAGTCCCTGTGGAAGGACGGCAAGCCGCTGTTCCACGACGAGTCCGGCTACGCCGGCCTGTCCGACATCGCCCGCTACTACATCGGCGGCATCCTCCACCACGCCGGCGCCGTCCTCGCCTTCACCAACCCCACGCTGAACTCCTACCACCGCCTGGTCCCCGGCTTCGAGGCCCCCATCAACCTGGTGTACTCCCAGCGCAACCGCTCCGCGGCCGTCCGCATCCCGATCACCGGTTCCAACCCGAAGGCCAAGCGCATCGAGTTCCGCGCCCCGGACCCGTCCGGCAACCCCTACCTCGGCTTCGCCGCCATGATGCTCGCCGGCCTCGACGGCGTGAAGAACCGCATCGAGCCGCACGCCCCGGTGGACAAGGACCTCTACGAGCTTCCGCCGGAGGAGGCCGCCTCCATCCCGCAGGCACCGACCTCCCTCGAGGCCTCCCTCGCCGCCCTGCAGGAGGACTCCGAGTTCCTCACCGAGGGTGACGTCTTCACCGACGACCTCATCGACACCTACGTCAAGTACAAGTACGACAACGAGATCGCCCCGTCGCGCCTGCGCCCGACCCCGCTCGAGTTCGAGATGTACTACGACTGCTAG
- a CDS encoding metal ABC transporter substrate-binding protein, with protein sequence MRTHQILGTLAATTLASLALTACSTDDEDSTGGDNTGGASVVATTTPLGSVTAQIAECAEGQATTLMPVGADPHDFSASSAQIADLATADLVVANGLGLEGGLDAALTQAEEDGVEVLHVAEDVDPLPFGEEEGHDHGDLDPHFWLDAARMASAAEIIGARVAEVSGDQAWADCGTEVGSELTALDEELRETLAAVPGDRRTIVTDHDAFGYFTEAYDFDSAGVVVPGGSTEAEPSSQELAALAGVITDEGVPAIFSNTAVNPGLVDALAAEVGDDITVVPLYVGSTGEEGSPAGDYQGMMRENARLIVDALA encoded by the coding sequence GTGCGGACCCACCAGATCCTCGGCACCCTCGCCGCCACCACCCTCGCCAGCCTCGCGCTGACCGCCTGCTCCACCGACGACGAGGATTCTACCGGCGGTGACAACACCGGGGGCGCGTCCGTCGTCGCCACCACCACCCCGCTCGGCAGCGTCACCGCCCAGATCGCCGAATGCGCCGAGGGCCAGGCCACCACCCTCATGCCCGTCGGCGCCGACCCGCACGACTTCTCCGCCTCCTCCGCCCAGATCGCCGACCTGGCCACGGCCGACCTCGTCGTGGCCAACGGCCTCGGCCTCGAGGGTGGCCTCGACGCCGCCCTCACCCAGGCCGAGGAGGACGGCGTGGAGGTCCTCCACGTCGCCGAGGACGTCGACCCGCTGCCCTTCGGTGAGGAGGAGGGCCACGATCACGGCGACCTCGACCCCCACTTCTGGCTCGACGCCGCCCGCATGGCCTCCGCCGCCGAAATCATCGGCGCGCGCGTCGCCGAGGTCTCCGGCGACCAGGCCTGGGCCGACTGCGGCACCGAGGTCGGCTCCGAGCTCACCGCACTCGACGAGGAACTGCGCGAGACCCTCGCCGCCGTGCCGGGGGACCGTCGCACGATCGTCACCGACCACGACGCGTTCGGCTACTTCACCGAGGCCTATGACTTCGACTCCGCCGGTGTCGTCGTCCCCGGCGGTTCCACCGAGGCTGAGCCCTCCTCCCAGGAGCTCGCCGCCCTGGCCGGCGTGATCACGGACGAGGGTGTCCCGGCGATCTTCTCCAACACCGCCGTCAACCCCGGGCTTGTCGACGCCCTCGCCGCCGAGGTGGGTGACGACATCACCGTCGTCCCCCTCTACGTCGGCTCCACCGGCGAGGAAGGCTCCCCGGCCGGCGACTATCAGGGCATGATGCGCGAGAACGCCCGACTCATCGTCGACGCCCTCGCCTAG